From a single Tachypleus tridentatus isolate NWPU-2018 chromosome 6, ASM421037v1, whole genome shotgun sequence genomic region:
- the LOC143253012 gene encoding RING finger protein 141-like isoform X1, producing MGQIISSEEGLHLNGIKNEVLRHASVLKEVALLSYGDFLRKVQKLNRISMSIPDSYGRKLVFIVKKGTDASLFWKGTVQIACIRTIVSSGRIETYRLLNLQQFLRVYKLMIYYTSTAPPSSQVNPVREREASSTSSLQVSEDETEIKRYDDYATDCCSIWSGSLNTSVILDEITAVKDIATDLDECCICMERKPEATLPCAHSYCMHCIEQWNLSHNTCPLCRAKLESTEDSWVISEAPSSEEMQHELQQALLCLAEERDCDTP from the exons ATGGGGCAGATTATCAGTTCAGAAGAAGGACTCCATCTGAATGGGATAAAAAATGAAGTTCTTAGGCATGCATCGGTACTGAAAGAGGTAGCCCTGTTATCATATGGAGATTTCTTAAGGAAAGTTCAGAAACTGAACAGAAT ATCAATGTCTATTCCTGATTCGTATGGTAGAAAGCTTGTGTTCATTGTAAAGAAAGGAACAGATGCATCATTATTCTGGAAGGGTACTGTTCAAATAGCTTGTATAAGG ACGATTGTTTCATCTGGAAGAATTGAGACATACAGACTTTTGAATCTTCAACAGTTTCTTCGAGTTTATAAGCTAATGATCTATTATACTAGTACAGCTCCACCTTCTAGTCAAGTTAATCCAGTAAGAGAACGTGAGGCTAGTTCAACCAGCTCATTGCAAGTTTCTGAAGATGAGACTGAAATTAAAAGATATGATGACTATGCCACTGATTGCTGTTCCATTTGGTCAGGTTCTCTGAATACATCTGTTATTCTAGATGA aaTTACAGCTGTGAAGGATATAGCCACTGACTTGGATGAATGTTGTATATGTATGGAGAGAAAACCAGAAGCTACGTTACCTTGTGCTCATAGTTACTGTATGCACTGTATTGAACAGTG GAATTTATCCCACAACACTTGTCCATTGTGTCGAGCTAAACTTGAAAGCACTGAGGATTCATGGGTAATATCTGAGGCTCCAAGTTCTGAAGAAATGCAGCACGAACTGCAACAAGCTCTTTTATGTCTAGCAGAAGAGAGAGATTGTGATACACCATAG
- the LOC143253012 gene encoding RING finger protein 141-like isoform X2, with protein MSIPDSYGRKLVFIVKKGTDASLFWKGTVQIACIRTIVSSGRIETYRLLNLQQFLRVYKLMIYYTSTAPPSSQVNPVREREASSTSSLQVSEDETEIKRYDDYATDCCSIWSGSLNTSVILDEITAVKDIATDLDECCICMERKPEATLPCAHSYCMHCIEQWNLSHNTCPLCRAKLESTEDSWVISEAPSSEEMQHELQQALLCLAEERDCDTP; from the exons ATGTCTATTCCTGATTCGTATGGTAGAAAGCTTGTGTTCATTGTAAAGAAAGGAACAGATGCATCATTATTCTGGAAGGGTACTGTTCAAATAGCTTGTATAAGG ACGATTGTTTCATCTGGAAGAATTGAGACATACAGACTTTTGAATCTTCAACAGTTTCTTCGAGTTTATAAGCTAATGATCTATTATACTAGTACAGCTCCACCTTCTAGTCAAGTTAATCCAGTAAGAGAACGTGAGGCTAGTTCAACCAGCTCATTGCAAGTTTCTGAAGATGAGACTGAAATTAAAAGATATGATGACTATGCCACTGATTGCTGTTCCATTTGGTCAGGTTCTCTGAATACATCTGTTATTCTAGATGA aaTTACAGCTGTGAAGGATATAGCCACTGACTTGGATGAATGTTGTATATGTATGGAGAGAAAACCAGAAGCTACGTTACCTTGTGCTCATAGTTACTGTATGCACTGTATTGAACAGTG GAATTTATCCCACAACACTTGTCCATTGTGTCGAGCTAAACTTGAAAGCACTGAGGATTCATGGGTAATATCTGAGGCTCCAAGTTCTGAAGAAATGCAGCACGAACTGCAACAAGCTCTTTTATGTCTAGCAGAAGAGAGAGATTGTGATACACCATAG